In Lathamus discolor isolate bLatDis1 chromosome 12, bLatDis1.hap1, whole genome shotgun sequence, a genomic segment contains:
- the TMEM120B gene encoding transmembrane protein 120B isoform X1, with the protein MRVQLERCRREWRELGEEFQQLQETHKVYRQKLEEVTGLQTACSSSIHRQKKTLRDLKHSLQRCKARASPEEFALIQEISSQIKERQNAFFDMEAYLPKKNGLYLNLVLGNVNVTLLSNQAKFAYKDEYEKFKLYLTIILLLGAVTCRFILHYRVTDEVFNFLLVWYYCTLTIRESILISNGSRIKGWWVSHHYVSTFLSGVMLTWPDGLMYQMFRSQFLAFSIFQSCVQFLQYYYQRGCLYRLRALGERNHLDLTVEGFQSWMWRGLTFLLPFLFFGHFWQLYNAVTLFGLSRHKECKEWQVSVLAFTFLLLFLGNFLTTLKVVHTKLQKNKDKTKKL; encoded by the exons ATGAGGGTGCAGCTGGAGCGGTGCCGCCGGGAGTGGCGAGAGCTGGGAGAGGAgttccagcagctgcag GAAACACACAAAGTTTACAGACAGAAACTGGAAGAAGTCACTGGCTTGcagacagcctgcagcagctccatacACCGGCAGAAGAAGACACTAAGGGATCTGAAGCACAGCCTGCAACG GTGCAAGGCCAGAGCGAGTCCTGAAGAGTTTGCTCTCATTCAGGAGATCAGCAGCCAGATCAAGGAGAGGCAAAATGCCTTCTTTGACATGGAAGCCTACTTGCCAAAGAAGAATGG CTTGTACTTAAATCTGGTCCTGGGAAATGTGAATGTAACTCTCCTGAGTAACCAAGCAAA gTTTGCCTACAAAGATGAGTACGAGAAGTTCAAACTGTATCTGACAATAATCTTGTTACTCGGGGCCGTCACCTGCAGGTTTATTCTCCACTACAG GGTGACAGATGAAGTGTTTAACTTTCTGTTAGTGTGGTATTACTGCACGCTGACGATACGGGAAAGCATTCTCATTAGCAATGGATCAAG GATCAAAGGCTGGTGGGTCTCCCATCACTACGTTTCCACGTTCCTGTCTGGAGTAATGCTGACATG GCCAGATGGACTCATGTATCAGATGTTTCGCAgtcaatttttagcattttcaaTATTTCAGA gTTGTGTTCAGTTCTTACAGTATTATTACCAAAGGGGCTGTCTTTATCGGCTCCGTGCTCTGGGGGAGAGAAACCACTTGGACCTCACAGTAG AAGGATTTCAGTCCTGGATGTGGCGGGGGCTGacatttctccttcccttcctgttcTTTGGGCAT TTCTGGCAGCTCTATAATGCAGTCACACTTTTTGGATTGTCGAGGCATAAGGAGTGCAAAGAATGGCAG GTTTCTGTGTTGGCTTTCacatttctgctgctcttccttggGAACTTCCTCACTACCCTCAAAGTCGTGCACACTAAACTCCAgaagaacaaagacaaaacGAAGAAGCTGTGA
- the TMEM120B gene encoding transmembrane protein 120B isoform X2, which produces MRVQLERCRREWRELGEEFQQLQETHKVYRQKLEEVTGLQTACSSSIHRQKKTLRDLKHSLQRCKARASPEEFALIQEISSQIKERQNAFFDMEAYLPKKNGLYLNLVLGNVNVTLLSNQAKFAYKDEYEKFKLYLTIILLLGAVTCRFILHYRVTDEVFNFLLVWYYCTLTIRESILISNGSRIKGWWVSHHYVSTFLSGVMLTWPDGLMYQMFRSQFLAFSIFQSCVQFLQYYYQRGCLYRLRALGERNHLDLTVEGFQSWMWRGLTFLLPFLFFGHFWQLYNAVTLFGLSRHKECKEWQVRFCVGFHISAALPWELPHYPQSRAH; this is translated from the exons ATGAGGGTGCAGCTGGAGCGGTGCCGCCGGGAGTGGCGAGAGCTGGGAGAGGAgttccagcagctgcag GAAACACACAAAGTTTACAGACAGAAACTGGAAGAAGTCACTGGCTTGcagacagcctgcagcagctccatacACCGGCAGAAGAAGACACTAAGGGATCTGAAGCACAGCCTGCAACG GTGCAAGGCCAGAGCGAGTCCTGAAGAGTTTGCTCTCATTCAGGAGATCAGCAGCCAGATCAAGGAGAGGCAAAATGCCTTCTTTGACATGGAAGCCTACTTGCCAAAGAAGAATGG CTTGTACTTAAATCTGGTCCTGGGAAATGTGAATGTAACTCTCCTGAGTAACCAAGCAAA gTTTGCCTACAAAGATGAGTACGAGAAGTTCAAACTGTATCTGACAATAATCTTGTTACTCGGGGCCGTCACCTGCAGGTTTATTCTCCACTACAG GGTGACAGATGAAGTGTTTAACTTTCTGTTAGTGTGGTATTACTGCACGCTGACGATACGGGAAAGCATTCTCATTAGCAATGGATCAAG GATCAAAGGCTGGTGGGTCTCCCATCACTACGTTTCCACGTTCCTGTCTGGAGTAATGCTGACATG GCCAGATGGACTCATGTATCAGATGTTTCGCAgtcaatttttagcattttcaaTATTTCAGA gTTGTGTTCAGTTCTTACAGTATTATTACCAAAGGGGCTGTCTTTATCGGCTCCGTGCTCTGGGGGAGAGAAACCACTTGGACCTCACAGTAG AAGGATTTCAGTCCTGGATGTGGCGGGGGCTGacatttctccttcccttcctgttcTTTGGGCAT TTCTGGCAGCTCTATAATGCAGTCACACTTTTTGGATTGTCGAGGCATAAGGAGTGCAAAGAATGGCAGGTGC GTTTCTGTGTTGGCTTTCacatttctgctgctcttccttggGAACTTCCTCACTACCCTCAAAGTCGTGCACACTAA